CGAGTGTTCTGGCGAGGGTCTGCTCAGCCGGACATGCCAATCCGCCAACCTACCCGCAATGCTCGGTATGTGGTGTGGCGCTCTCCGAGGACGCCGTCCATGTACCGCGCCCCAGGCTTGGTCGCGTGCGGATCTCCACCGGTGAGCTGATCGACCTTGACCAGTCGCTGATCATTGGCCGGCAGCCTTCGGTTTCCCGTGTCCAGGGTGGCACCATGCCCCGCCTGGTCCAGGTGGAGAGCCCCGGCGGGGACATTTCCCGCTCGCATGTCGAGGTGAGGCTGGAGGGCTGGCACGTCATGCTGTGTGACCTGAAGGCCACCAACGGGACCGTGCTCATCCGGGAGGGGCAAGCACCACGCAGGCTAGCCCAAAACGAGATGGCCATCCTGCTCGACGGCGACATCGCCGAACTGGGTGACGATATTTCATTGCGTTTCGAGGAGATTCTTTGAGTTCCAAGAGGCCCCCCGCGCCGCCTCCACCCATTCCGGGTTTCAAGTACATCAGCCTGCTTGGCTCCGGTGGCTTCTCGGATGTTTACCTTTACGAGCAGGATAGGCCGCGCCGAAAAGTTGCCGTGAAGGTGCTGTTGTCGGACCTGAAGACCGAAGGGGCCCGCCGCCGCTTCGAGTCGGAGGCGAACCTGATGGCGCAGTTGTCGTCACATCCGTACATTGTGACGATCTTCGAGGCCGAGATCACCGAAAACGGGCACTCCTACCTCGCCATGGAGTACTGCTCCAGGCCAAGCCTGGACGTCCGCTACCGCCGTCAGCGCTTCAGCGTGGACGAGGTCCTTGCCGTCGGCATCCAGGTGGCGTCCGCCGTCGAGACAGCGCACCGCGCAGGCATCGTGCACCGCGACATCAAGCCAGCCAACATCCTGGTCACCGATTACAACCGGCCGGCGCTGACGGACTTCGGCATCTCCGGCACCATCGGCGCCGACACCGAAGACGACGCCGGCATGTCCATTCCGTGGTCGCCGCCGGAGCAGTTCCGCGGTGGCGCCGTGGAAGGTGTCCCGGTGGACATCTGGGCTTTGGGCGCCACCCTCTACACGTTGCTGGCTGGCCGTTCGCCTTTCGTCCTCCCGGGGCAGGACAACTCGCAGCGTGAACTGATTTCGCGGATCACCAACTCGGCCCTTCCGCGCCTGGGCCGTGCCGACGTCCCCGAATCGCTCGAGTTGGTGTTGGCTACGGCCATGGCGAAGTCCCCCGAATCGCGGTACTCCTCGGCGCATGCCTTCGCCCTCGCGCTGCAACGGATCCAGACCGAACTCAACCTCTCCGTCACGCCCTTCGAAGTGCTCGAAGAACCGGGCCACGGCGAGGAGCACCCGGACGACGACTTCGAGGAGACCCGGGTCCGGAGCATCGCCTCCATCGATCCCGACGCTTCGGGAACCGCCACGACGGGATCGGCCCCAACGTTCCCGGCCCGCACCTTTCCGTCCACGGTTCCGGGCACCAGCCCGCAACCTGTGCAGCCCAAGAACCCGCCGCAGACGCCTGCCCAGTTCCAGGCACCCCCGCAATTCCGGGTGCCGGACCACGCGGCCAACCGTGCCCCGGCCGAGCCGGACACCGCCGAGTCGACGGTCCTCCGCGGCTGGCAGCCTTCCGGCAAACACGACGACGTCGACGCCACGGTCAGCCGCTCCGGCGCGCCATCGGGTGCCTCACCGGTTGAGCCCCAGCCGGCCGATCACGGCAAGCGCAACCTCTGGTTGGCGGCAACCGGCGCCGCTGTCCTGGTGGTGGCCATCGTGGTGGGCGTGGTCCTGGGGGCTAATGCCCAGCCCAAGGCAGCTCCCACTGAGACCAGCAGCAAGCCGCCCGTGGACGCACTGGGTGACGGCGGCGTACCTGAAGTGACGGGTTTGCACGCTGAGAAGCAGTCCGGTGGTGGGGGACCCGCACTCATTATTTTCCGGTGGGATTACGTCGAGTTGAAGCCCGGGGACACTTTCAAATGGCGGACCAAGTCGGCCAAGTCCGATGGTCCCTACGAGTCGACTCTCGCCAGCAATGCGGTGGTGTCGGGTACAACGCCACCACCGGTATGTATTCAGGTCATCCTTGTCAGGGCTGACGGATCAGCATCACCTGGAGGACCCGATTCCATCGCTTGCCTGGACAAGTAGACGGCTTATGCAACAAAATCACTGCCCACTGAGGAGGCACAGATCATGGGGGATCTAGCAATAGATTTCTGTGGCGAATGGTACGAACCATCCGACGAGGACGTGTTCGACATCGGCCGCGAAGGCGACCTTGAGGTCGATGACAACCCGTACCTGCACCGGCGCTTCCTGCAGATTGCCCGTTACGACGGAATCTGGTGGCTCAGCAACGTGGGCAGCATGCTGTCCGCCACCATCGCGGACGGTTCCGGCGGCATGCAGGCCTGGCTGGCTCCAGGGGCTCGGATTCCGTTGGTGTTCAGCCACACCAACGTGATTTTCACGGCCGGTCCCACCACTTACGAGTTTGCAGTGCATTTGAAGACCCCGTCCTTCCGCCATGAGGCACGCGAAGAGGATCAGGCGGGCGACACCACCATCGGGCCCGTCGTTTTCACCGATTCGCAGAAGGCACTCATCGTTGCGCTGGCCGAGCCCATGCTTCGGCGTGACGGCACGGGTTTCAGCGCCATTCCCTCATCCGCGGAGGCCGCTAAACGGCTGGGGTGGGCACTGACCCGTTTCAACCGCAAGCTGGACAACGTGTGCGACAAACTGGACCGCGTAGGCGTGGTTGGCCTGCGCGGGGGAGCCGGGAAACTCGCCACCAACCGCAGGGCCCGGCTCGTTGAGCACGCCGTGACCTCGCACCTGGTGACGGCAGCTGACCTGCACCTACTTGAAACCATGACTGGAGCCGACGAAGCATGAAGTTCCGCCTGACCCTGCGGCGCGATCCGGCGGAAGCCAAGGACCTCGCCGTCACAGTTGATGGCCGCGCCACCGTCGCGGACATTGCCACCGAGCTGTGGGCTGCGGACCCAGCGCGCAAGGGGACCGAACCGCCGTCGAACCTGTCCATCAGCGTCGACGAAGCGTTCGTTGGCGGCGGACTTTCCGGGCATGTCCTCCGGCCAACCGACAACCTGCTGGAGTCGGGGCTACGGCCCGGATCCAAGGTCTCCCTTGCGCAGGTGAGCGAGCAGTTCGCCTCGAACGGCCACGCCGACGGCCACAACAGGGGACCGGCGGCGGCGACGTTGCGCGTCATGTCAGGGCCCGACGTCGGCCGCGAATTTTCGCTGCCTTTCGGTACCAGCTACATCGGCCGGGACCGGGACGTGGACATCCGCCTCTCCGATCCGCTCACCTCGAAGCGCCATGCGCGGGTCACAGTGAGTGAAACCGTCGAGATCGTTGACACGAACTCAGCCAACGGCCTGCTGATGGACGGGCTGCCCGTCACCCGGGCCACCCTTGGTTCCTCCGATACAGTGACGCTGGGTGACACCACCGTGGGCGTGGTTGCCTTATCGCGGAACCACAGTGGTGGACCGTCCTCGCCGCTGGTGGACTTCAACCGCTCGCCACGGGTGCTGCCCAGGTTCGAGTCACCCAAGCGGGTGCCGCCGGCCGGGCCGAAGCGTCCCGAGCACCAGCCGTTCCCGTACATCATGCTGGTGGCGCCGCTGCTGATGGGCGGCGTGCTTTTCGCCGTCACCCAAAACCTGCTCTCGGTGCTGTTCATGGCCATGATGCCGCTCTTCATCGTCGGCCACTACGTCGACCACAAGATGCAAAGCAAGCGCCAGGCCAAGGAAGGCCACAAACAGTTCAAGGCGGCCATGCTGGCCTTCCGCGAGGACATCGACCGGCAGCAAAACATTGAGCGGGCCGTCCGGCTGCAGGAAACGCCGTCCGTCAGCGACACCGTGGACGCGATCTATAAGCTGGGCCCGCTCCTGTGGACCAACCGGCCCGAACACCAGCACTTCCTGGGCGTACGGTTCGGGCTGGGCTCGGCGCCGTCCCGTATCCAATTTGAGGAACCCGGCGCGAACGAAACCGAACCCCAGTACATGCGGGAAATCCAGGAGTGCCTGCGGCAGGTCCGCGTTATTGAGGGCGTCCCGATCGTTTCGCAGCTGCGCACTTCCGGGTCCTTCGGCGTAGCGGGGGATCGCAGTGTGGTGGATGACGTCGCACGCGGCGTGGTGCTTCAACTGGTAGGCCTGCACTCCCCGGCGGAGGTGGTTGTGGCGGCGCTGACCTCGGCCCGTTCACGGGCACGCTGGGACTGGTTGCAGTGGCTCCCGCACGTAGGCTCGGGCCACAGCCCCCTCTCAGGGGACCATCTGGCGGCCGGCCCCGGGGCAGGCGCCGCACTGTTGTCCCGTCTGGAGAACCTCGTTGAGGAACGCGAGTCCATGGCCAAGGAACCGGGTCCGCAACTGCGTCCCGGCCTTAAGGACGAACACGAAGAGCTCCCTGGTCCCGTTGTTCCGGCGGTCCTGGTGGTGGTCGAGGACGATGCCCCCGTGGACCGCGGACGCCTCACCCGGCTGGTGGAACGGGGCCCCGACTATGGCGTCCACGTCATGTGGGTTGCCGCGAATGTCCAGTCCCTGCCGGCGGCCTGCCGCGATTTCCTTTCCGTTGACGGCGACCACGGCACCACCACGGGCCAGGTCCGCCTGGGACGCCACACGTATCCGGTCAGTTGCGAAAGCGTCGATGCGGAGCTCGCGACGCAACTTGCGCGCATGATGTCACCACTGGTGGACGTCGGAAACCCGCTCGACGACGACTCCGACCTCCCACGTGCCGTCTCCTACGCGACGTTGATCGGCAAGGAGTTGATGGACAACCCGCAGGCCGTTGCCGAGCGCTGGCAGGAGAACAACTCTGTCCACGCCACCGCCGTGCCGAACCGCAAAGACAACGGCAGCCTTCGCGCGCTGGTGGGTTCCAAGGGCGTGGAGCCGTTCTACCTGGACCTCAAGAACGAGGGACCACACGCCCTGGTAGGTGGAACCACCGGTGCGGGCAAGTCCGAGTTCCTGCAGTCCTGGGTCATGGGCATGGCCGCCGCCTACAGCCCGGACCGTGTCAGTTTCCTGTTCGTTGACTACAAGGGCGGCGCGGCGTTTGCGGACTGCCTGCACCTGCCGCACACCGTAGGCCTGGTC
This Paenarthrobacter sp. GOM3 DNA region includes the following protein-coding sequences:
- a CDS encoding FtsK/SpoIIIE domain-containing protein, which gives rise to MKFRLTLRRDPAEAKDLAVTVDGRATVADIATELWAADPARKGTEPPSNLSISVDEAFVGGGLSGHVLRPTDNLLESGLRPGSKVSLAQVSEQFASNGHADGHNRGPAAATLRVMSGPDVGREFSLPFGTSYIGRDRDVDIRLSDPLTSKRHARVTVSETVEIVDTNSANGLLMDGLPVTRATLGSSDTVTLGDTTVGVVALSRNHSGGPSSPLVDFNRSPRVLPRFESPKRVPPAGPKRPEHQPFPYIMLVAPLLMGGVLFAVTQNLLSVLFMAMMPLFIVGHYVDHKMQSKRQAKEGHKQFKAAMLAFREDIDRQQNIERAVRLQETPSVSDTVDAIYKLGPLLWTNRPEHQHFLGVRFGLGSAPSRIQFEEPGANETEPQYMREIQECLRQVRVIEGVPIVSQLRTSGSFGVAGDRSVVDDVARGVVLQLVGLHSPAEVVVAALTSARSRARWDWLQWLPHVGSGHSPLSGDHLAAGPGAGAALLSRLENLVEERESMAKEPGPQLRPGLKDEHEELPGPVVPAVLVVVEDDAPVDRGRLTRLVERGPDYGVHVMWVAANVQSLPAACRDFLSVDGDHGTTTGQVRLGRHTYPVSCESVDAELATQLARMMSPLVDVGNPLDDDSDLPRAVSYATLIGKELMDNPQAVAERWQENNSVHATAVPNRKDNGSLRALVGSKGVEPFYLDLKNEGPHALVGGTTGAGKSEFLQSWVMGMAAAYSPDRVSFLFVDYKGGAAFADCLHLPHTVGLVTDLSPHLVRRALTSLRAELHYRERLLNRKKAKDLLALQREADPEAPPYLIIIVDEFAALATEVPEFVDGVVDVAARGRSLGLHLILATQRPAGVIKDNLRANTNLRVALRMADEVDAVDILGVPTAAYFDPSIPGRGAAKTGPGRIQGFQTGYAGGWTTEKPQRPRIDIVEMAFGSGPAWEPPLDQHGEEEPAGPNDIARMTGNIIRAADVLSIQPPRKPWLNELATTYDFSKLPNPRSDERLLLGVADDPAHQDQPTVFYEPDKDGNMAVYGTGGSGKSAALRSIAIAAAVTPRGGPVHVYGIDCGSNGLKMLDGLPHVGEIINGDDVERVGRLLRWLKEVADDRAARFAEVRASTIVEYRELANKPDEKRIFILVDGMSSFREGYEYSKLSTLWDIFLTLATDGRPLGIHLVVSGDRTNSVPASLLASIQKRLVLRLSSEDDYMTLDVPKDVLNAASPPGRGLLDGLEVQLAVLGGNSNLALQAREVAKLSQAMIRQGLEQAPQIQRLPELVDLDILPGGAPDNPVIGVDDETLGPAAIAAKGSLLLAGPPGAGRTVALVTLAYALRRSNPRTDLIYIGSRRSAVADLNIWSRSLVGPDEVSDVVDDLIDKASDNPGTMAIFIEGLTEFTDTLAESGVGRLVTAAIKADQWVVGESETSTWSQAWSLAQPFKSGRRGLLLNPGDVEGDSLLNTSLGRVSPDFIPGRGYIVGRGKVRKLQIAMPPENRG
- a CDS encoding serine/threonine-protein kinase, with translation MSSKRPPAPPPPIPGFKYISLLGSGGFSDVYLYEQDRPRRKVAVKVLLSDLKTEGARRRFESEANLMAQLSSHPYIVTIFEAEITENGHSYLAMEYCSRPSLDVRYRRQRFSVDEVLAVGIQVASAVETAHRAGIVHRDIKPANILVTDYNRPALTDFGISGTIGADTEDDAGMSIPWSPPEQFRGGAVEGVPVDIWALGATLYTLLAGRSPFVLPGQDNSQRELISRITNSALPRLGRADVPESLELVLATAMAKSPESRYSSAHAFALALQRIQTELNLSVTPFEVLEEPGHGEEHPDDDFEETRVRSIASIDPDASGTATTGSAPTFPARTFPSTVPGTSPQPVQPKNPPQTPAQFQAPPQFRVPDHAANRAPAEPDTAESTVLRGWQPSGKHDDVDATVSRSGAPSGASPVEPQPADHGKRNLWLAATGAAVLVVAIVVGVVLGANAQPKAAPTETSSKPPVDALGDGGVPEVTGLHAEKQSGGGGPALIIFRWDYVELKPGDTFKWRTKSAKSDGPYESTLASNAVVSGTTPPPVCIQVILVRADGSASPGGPDSIACLDK